From the genome of Edaphobacter dinghuensis, one region includes:
- a CDS encoding carboxypeptidase regulatory-like domain-containing protein, with protein MRLTSLLKILTFAFAASGLLAGAQVKTPPSYRITGIVVSSIDGAPVPHSHLTATLVPQGAHTAGRQFPSSLGTFDTDEHGRFSIALPSAGMWRIVGSARGYVTQAYDEHQLYSSGVVLTAASPVIDLRFQLSPEAVITGTVLDEAGEAVRNAQVSLLELNPPEPDSAPAAERTHASASTDDRGSYEFDGLQPGDYRIRVQAQAWYAIAAQQGPINTESGQHQVDPALDVTYPLTWYPGTSDPTQAETLELHAGDLRQADFQLIPVPSVHLHIVPETSVDANGRRMPTYPMVERISAGEDNFVPVSMHIDPQGTIDIGGLAPGEYEVRLQGPGQTVKPAIVNLSEGAAQTLDMSAAPSMASVTVHLDGLAGADVDSVRVNFINPEDGHNVARDNAGAYFLSGSFLQRRQRAPNRTIEIPPGRYEVVLEGKANLYLTGITAQSAQANGRFVTVPSGASILTLHIADGRSTLTGTAMMQGKPSIGAMVLLIPATLGEPDNFKIVRLDQTNTDGSFELDDVLPGQYILLAIDHGWQINWKDPSTLRGYLMHGIPVDLASTQSLRETVETQAP; from the coding sequence ATGAGGCTAACTTCCCTGCTTAAGATTCTGACCTTTGCATTTGCTGCGAGCGGGCTGCTTGCTGGAGCACAGGTCAAGACACCGCCTTCGTATCGCATTACAGGTATCGTCGTCAGTAGTATTGATGGAGCTCCTGTTCCGCATAGCCATCTGACTGCCACGCTCGTTCCTCAAGGAGCACATACAGCAGGACGTCAATTCCCTTCTTCGCTTGGGACATTTGATACAGATGAACATGGCCGATTTTCCATCGCGTTACCTTCAGCCGGAATGTGGCGGATCGTCGGCAGCGCCCGCGGATATGTCACACAGGCCTATGACGAGCATCAACTTTATTCGAGCGGTGTTGTCCTGACAGCAGCTTCTCCTGTGATCGACCTTCGCTTTCAACTCTCGCCTGAAGCTGTCATTACAGGGACTGTTCTCGATGAGGCCGGCGAAGCTGTTCGCAACGCCCAGGTTTCGCTATTAGAACTAAACCCACCGGAACCGGACTCGGCTCCAGCGGCGGAACGTACCCACGCCAGCGCATCAACTGACGACCGCGGCTCGTACGAGTTCGATGGCCTGCAGCCAGGCGACTACCGTATCAGGGTACAGGCACAAGCGTGGTACGCCATCGCCGCACAGCAAGGCCCCATCAATACCGAATCAGGTCAACATCAGGTGGACCCCGCGCTGGATGTGACGTATCCACTCACATGGTATCCCGGCACCAGTGATCCCACTCAAGCCGAGACGCTGGAGCTTCATGCTGGAGATCTCCGGCAGGCGGACTTTCAGCTTATCCCTGTTCCGTCCGTGCATCTGCATATCGTGCCCGAGACGAGCGTAGATGCAAATGGACGGAGGATGCCAACTTATCCGATGGTCGAGCGAATCTCCGCTGGCGAAGATAACTTCGTCCCGGTTTCCATGCATATCGACCCACAGGGCACCATCGATATTGGCGGGCTTGCTCCCGGCGAATACGAGGTGAGACTGCAAGGACCGGGACAGACCGTCAAGCCCGCAATCGTCAACCTGTCTGAGGGTGCCGCTCAGACGTTAGATATGAGCGCCGCGCCGAGCATGGCCAGCGTCACGGTTCATCTCGACGGTCTTGCAGGAGCTGACGTTGATTCCGTAAGGGTCAACTTCATTAATCCGGAAGATGGGCACAACGTTGCGCGCGATAATGCCGGCGCTTATTTTCTCTCCGGCTCGTTTTTACAACGCAGGCAACGTGCGCCTAATCGTACGATTGAGATTCCACCAGGACGCTACGAGGTCGTACTCGAAGGCAAAGCCAACCTTTACCTCACAGGGATTACAGCTCAGTCAGCCCAGGCCAACGGGCGGTTTGTCACGGTGCCCAGCGGCGCTTCAATACTTACCCTACACATCGCTGATGGAAGGTCTACGCTTACCGGCACCGCAATGATGCAGGGCAAGCCCTCGATCGGAGCCATGGTGCTTCTGATTCCAGCGACCCTGGGAGAACCGGACAACTTCAAGATCGTACGACTTGACCAGACGAACACGGACGGCAGCTTCGAGCTGGATGATGTGCTACCCGGCCAATACATCCTGCTCGCGATCGATCATGGCTGGCAGATTAACTGGAAAGATCCTTCGACGCTTCGTGGCTACTTGATGCACGGTATTCCTGTAGATCTGGCCTCGACGCAATCGCTAAGGGAGACTGTTGAGACGCAGGCGCCCTAA